From the genome of Kaistella daneshvariae, one region includes:
- a CDS encoding transcriptional regulator, producing the protein MKIDKEIFREMVNFYGDVYHLPPLAAKIYAYLVFDFERQGVSFDKFVEVFAASKSSVSANLNLLLNLKIIKDFNKIDERKRFFVLNNDYIKIRFEEIIEKMQRELLILDNIKSFRHTLSEDDLAKFEMYQNLFQKNISNIRETLDQLQK; encoded by the coding sequence ATGAAAATCGACAAAGAAATCTTTCGCGAAATGGTGAATTTTTACGGTGATGTGTATCATCTGCCGCCACTTGCTGCGAAAATTTATGCGTATCTCGTCTTCGATTTTGAACGTCAGGGTGTTTCATTTGATAAATTTGTAGAAGTTTTTGCGGCGAGCAAAAGTTCCGTTTCAGCAAACCTCAACCTGCTTTTGAATTTGAAAATCATCAAAGATTTCAATAAGATCGACGAGCGAAAACGCTTTTTTGTGCTGAATAACGATTACATTAAAATCCGTTTTGAAGAGATTATCGAAAAAATGCAGCGCGAATTACTGATTTTAGATAATATCAAAAGTTTCCGCCATACCTTATCTGAAGATGATTTAGCGAAATTCGAAATGTACCAAAATCTTTTTCAGAAAAATATTTCAAACATCCGGGAAACGCTGGATCAGCTTCAAAAATAA
- the pruA gene encoding L-glutamate gamma-semialdehyde dehydrogenase — protein sequence MSKAISQVPLAINEPVRSYEPGSEEVKSLIATYKEMWKEKVNIPMVIGGKEVKTGDEVVITSPQDHQHNLGVYHKGTMQHVDDAINAALAAKEKWNNLGWEQRASIFLKAADLIAGPYRDRLNAATMIGQSKNVHQAEIDAACEFIDFLRFNVEFMTDLYSEQPISDNGIWNRSEYRPLEGFCFAVTPFNFTAISGNLPTCMALMGNVVVWKPSDKQIYSAKVIMDILTEAGLPDGVINMIFTDGKETADKVLAHPDFAGLHFTGSTKVFQSMWKQIGENIHQYKTYPRIVGETGGKDFVVAHPSANVEAVATALVRGAFEYQGQKCSAASRAYIPQSLWADVKAVMEKQMKTIKVGSPEDPSNFVNAVIDENSFKKCKGYIERAENSSDAEVIIGGKCDDSKGWFVEPTVIETKNPKYESVCEEIFGPILSVYVYEDAQWDETLKLVDETSPYSLTGAIFAQDRYAIADAYKALENAAGNFYINDKPTGAVVGQQPFGGARASGTNDKAGSKMNLLRWVSVRSIKETFVSAKDYKYPYLG from the coding sequence ATGTCAAAAGCAATTTCACAAGTTCCTTTAGCTATAAATGAACCTGTAAGAAGCTATGAACCAGGCTCTGAGGAGGTAAAATCACTTATTGCCACCTACAAAGAAATGTGGAAAGAAAAAGTGAATATCCCAATGGTCATTGGGGGAAAAGAGGTAAAAACCGGCGATGAAGTGGTAATTACTTCTCCGCAGGATCACCAGCATAATTTGGGAGTTTACCATAAAGGAACCATGCAGCATGTGGACGACGCCATCAACGCAGCCTTAGCCGCAAAAGAAAAATGGAACAACCTGGGTTGGGAACAACGCGCTTCGATTTTCCTTAAAGCTGCAGATTTAATTGCGGGCCCATACCGCGACCGCTTGAACGCAGCTACCATGATCGGACAAAGTAAAAATGTTCATCAGGCAGAAATTGATGCAGCTTGTGAATTTATCGACTTTTTAAGATTCAATGTAGAGTTTATGACCGATTTGTACAGCGAACAACCCATTTCCGATAACGGAATCTGGAACAGATCGGAATATAGACCTTTGGAAGGATTCTGTTTTGCGGTAACGCCGTTCAACTTTACCGCAATTTCCGGGAACTTGCCAACTTGTATGGCTCTGATGGGAAATGTAGTGGTTTGGAAACCTTCCGATAAGCAAATTTATTCCGCGAAAGTGATTATGGATATTTTGACTGAAGCTGGTTTACCGGACGGTGTTATCAATATGATTTTCACCGATGGTAAAGAAACTGCAGACAAAGTTTTGGCTCATCCGGATTTTGCAGGTTTGCATTTCACCGGTTCTACAAAAGTGTTCCAAAGTATGTGGAAACAGATTGGTGAAAATATTCATCAGTATAAAACCTATCCGCGAATCGTAGGGGAAACTGGTGGTAAAGATTTCGTTGTTGCTCATCCTTCTGCAAATGTGGAGGCTGTTGCAACAGCATTGGTGCGTGGCGCTTTCGAATACCAAGGACAGAAATGTTCCGCTGCTTCCCGTGCTTACATTCCGCAATCTTTGTGGGCAGATGTAAAAGCGGTGATGGAAAAACAAATGAAAACCATTAAAGTTGGAAGCCCGGAAGATCCGTCGAATTTCGTAAATGCGGTAATCGATGAAAATTCTTTCAAAAAATGTAAAGGTTATATTGAAAGAGCTGAAAACTCCAGCGACGCCGAAGTAATCATTGGTGGTAAATGTGACGACAGCAAAGGCTGGTTTGTAGAACCAACGGTAATTGAAACCAAAAACCCAAAATATGAGTCAGTTTGCGAGGAAATTTTTGGACCAATTCTTTCTGTTTACGTCTATGAAGATGCGCAGTGGGATGAAACGTTGAAACTTGTTGATGAAACTTCACCCTATTCTTTAACCGGAGCCATTTTTGCGCAGGACCGTTATGCAATTGCAGATGCCTACAAAGCGCTGGAAAATGCCGCTGGTAACTTCTACATCAATGACAAACCTACCGGAGCGGTTGTGGGTCAGCAACCATTTGGTGGCGCTCGCGCTTCGGGAACGAATGATAAGGCAGGTTCTAAAATGAATTTGTTGCGTTGGGTTTCCGTTCGAAGTATTAAAGAAACATTCGTTTCGGCTAAAGATTATAAATATCCTTATCTAGGTTAA
- a CDS encoding enoyl-ACP reductase FabI encodes MSYGLLKGKKGIIFGALNDQSIAWKVAERCHEEGAEFILSNAPIAMRMGEIDELAKKTGSDVVAADATSVEDLDKLFAHAEEKFGKIDFILHSIGMSVNIRKGKSYTDLNYDFLEKGWDVSSVSFHKVMKAAWDRNIMNEWGSIVALTYIAAQRVFPNYGDMADNKSYLESIARSFGYYWGDRKVRVNTISQSPVMTKAGAGVKGISGFFNFADSMSPLGNADALDCANYCVSLFSDLTRKVTMQNLFHDGGFSKTGVSQKIVDKFEDLE; translated from the coding sequence ATGTCATACGGATTATTAAAAGGTAAGAAAGGAATTATTTTCGGAGCCTTAAACGACCAATCCATCGCCTGGAAAGTTGCAGAAAGATGTCATGAAGAAGGTGCAGAGTTTATTTTATCAAACGCGCCAATCGCAATGCGGATGGGCGAAATTGATGAATTGGCAAAAAAAACCGGTTCTGATGTGGTGGCAGCAGACGCAACTTCTGTGGAAGATTTAGACAAACTCTTTGCACACGCTGAAGAAAAATTTGGTAAAATTGATTTTATTCTCCATTCCATCGGAATGTCTGTAAATATCAGAAAGGGGAAATCTTATACCGACCTTAATTACGATTTCCTGGAAAAAGGTTGGGACGTTTCTTCAGTTTCTTTCCATAAAGTAATGAAAGCTGCCTGGGACAGAAATATTATGAACGAATGGGGCTCAATCGTGGCATTGACATACATCGCGGCACAACGTGTATTCCCAAATTATGGTGATATGGCCGATAATAAATCTTACCTGGAAAGCATTGCAAGAAGTTTCGGTTACTATTGGGGCGACCGAAAAGTTCGTGTAAATACGATTTCCCAGTCTCCTGTGATGACGAAAGCCGGTGCAGGTGTGAAAGGAATCAGTGGATTCTTCAATTTTGCCGACAGCATGTCTCCGCTTGGAAACGCCGACGCGCTGGATTGTGCGAACTATTGCGTAAGTCTTTTCTCAGATTTAACAAGAAAAGTAACCATGCAGAATCTTTTCCATGACGGAGGTTTCAGCAAAACCGGAGTTTCGCAAAAAATAGTAGATAAATTCGAAGATTTAGAATAA
- a CDS encoding metal-dependent transcriptional regulator, which yields MISLTEENYLKAIFHLRKDDNTVTVNELSKFMNVKMPSVNNMMKKFAQKDWVIYETYKPLIITALGKKEAALIVRKHRLTEMFLVDKMNFGWENVHEIAEQLEHVHSEMFFDKMDELLQFPKFDPHGEPIPNKDGAIISLDLQKLSETKKGDTVTFSAVTVSDDDFLNFLNSKELELGNILTVVDIEKYDESMTIGKDDDSKIVLSKMVCDKILVKV from the coding sequence ATGATTTCACTTACCGAAGAAAACTATCTTAAAGCTATTTTTCACCTCCGGAAAGACGATAATACGGTTACCGTAAACGAATTAAGCAAATTTATGAATGTAAAAATGCCGAGCGTGAATAATATGATGAAGAAATTTGCGCAAAAAGACTGGGTAATTTATGAAACCTATAAGCCACTCATTATTACCGCGCTCGGGAAAAAAGAAGCAGCTTTAATCGTGAGAAAACACCGCCTTACCGAAATGTTTTTGGTTGACAAAATGAATTTCGGCTGGGAAAACGTACACGAAATTGCCGAACAGCTGGAACATGTACATTCTGAAATGTTTTTCGATAAAATGGACGAGCTGCTACAATTTCCCAAATTTGATCCGCACGGCGAACCCATTCCCAACAAAGATGGAGCTATAATTTCTTTAGACCTTCAAAAACTCAGTGAAACTAAAAAAGGGGACACGGTAACATTCAGCGCCGTAACGGTTTCCGATGATGACTTTCTGAATTTCCTCAACAGCAAAGAACTGGAGCTCGGAAACATTCTAACCGTTGTGGACATTGAAAAATATGATGAATCGATGACGATTGGTAAAGACGACGACAGCAAAATCGTGCTGAGCAAAATGGTGTGTGACAAAATTTTGGTCAAGGTTTAA
- a CDS encoding threonine aldolase family protein — MKYSFKNDYAEGAHPQILEALVNSNLNQQNGYGLDDYSSIAKEMIKQKIGNSKATVDFVSGGTQANLIAISAFLRPHESVVSASTGHIFTNESGAIEATGHKVHSVETSNGKISSEDIQKIIDVHQNKPHQLKQKLVYISNSTELGTIYSKEELVNLYHYCQENNLYLFVDGARLGHALTADSNDLKLEDFGKYTDAFYLGGTKNGALIGEAIIINNENLQQEFGFHLKQKGALLAKGRLLGIQFQELFRDDLYFDLANHANRQAMKIKEAFKNAGFKFLAETFTNQIFPVLNNAQIEKLSENFDFYVWKKIDEDNSAVRIITSWSTPDEIVEKFINEIKKLQ, encoded by the coding sequence ATGAAGTATTCATTTAAAAACGATTACGCCGAAGGCGCACACCCGCAAATTCTGGAAGCTTTGGTAAATTCAAATCTGAATCAGCAAAATGGGTATGGTTTAGACGATTATTCCAGCATAGCGAAAGAAATGATTAAACAGAAAATCGGTAATTCGAAAGCTACTGTTGATTTTGTTTCAGGCGGAACTCAAGCCAATTTAATAGCGATTTCAGCGTTCCTGCGCCCGCACGAAAGTGTCGTTTCTGCTTCAACTGGCCATATTTTCACCAACGAAAGCGGTGCGATTGAAGCGACCGGTCACAAGGTGCATTCCGTTGAAACTTCAAACGGAAAAATTTCATCCGAAGATATCCAAAAAATTATCGATGTTCACCAAAATAAGCCGCATCAGCTGAAACAGAAACTGGTGTATATTTCAAATTCCACCGAACTTGGAACCATTTATTCCAAAGAGGAATTGGTAAACTTATACCACTATTGTCAGGAAAATAATCTCTATTTATTTGTTGATGGCGCGCGCTTAGGGCACGCTTTGACGGCAGATTCCAATGATTTGAAGCTCGAAGATTTCGGAAAATATACCGACGCTTTTTATTTGGGCGGTACAAAAAACGGCGCTCTAATCGGTGAAGCGATTATCATTAATAATGAAAATCTTCAGCAAGAATTTGGTTTTCATTTAAAGCAAAAAGGTGCCCTGCTCGCAAAAGGAAGGTTGCTAGGCATCCAGTTTCAAGAGCTCTTTCGCGATGACTTGTATTTTGATCTTGCCAATCATGCGAACCGCCAGGCAATGAAAATTAAAGAAGCTTTTAAAAATGCCGGCTTCAAATTTCTGGCTGAAACTTTTACAAACCAGATATTCCCGGTATTGAATAATGCGCAAATTGAAAAACTTTCGGAAAATTTCGATTTTTATGTCTGGAAAAAAATCGATGAAGATAATTCCGCAGTTCGTATCATCACTTCCTGGTCCACGCCGGATGAAATCGTGGAAAAATTTATTAATGAAATAAAAAAATTGCAATGA
- a CDS encoding translation initiation factor, whose amino-acid sequence MNLRDQLKNLFPEHEEQDFEMPEEKFVQKEPLVCKFEKKGRHGKPVTLVEGFEGNDEELKKISKKIKTTLGIGGSEKDGTIIIQGDNRDKIMVILKEMGYKTKRVGG is encoded by the coding sequence ATGAACTTAAGAGATCAACTGAAAAATCTTTTTCCCGAGCACGAAGAACAGGACTTTGAAATGCCGGAGGAAAAATTCGTGCAGAAAGAGCCGCTGGTTTGTAAATTCGAAAAAAAAGGCAGACACGGGAAACCAGTTACTTTGGTGGAAGGTTTTGAAGGAAATGACGAAGAGCTGAAGAAAATTTCGAAGAAAATAAAAACCACTTTGGGAATTGGCGGTTCTGAAAAAGACGGAACCATCATCATTCAAGGCGATAACCGAGATAAAATCATGGTGATTTTAAAGGAAATGGGCTATAAAACCAAACGTGTTGGCGGTTAA
- a CDS encoding M20/M25/M40 family metallo-hydrolase — MKKTIFFISLLVITGLNAQKMQKDPEISAYVDAVSKDSLKANIEKLVSFGTRHTLSSTTDKKQGIGAARNWVLSKFKSYAKNSGGRMEVYLQNQDLQPDGRRVNKAINLGNAVTFLKGTDPNDKRIIIISGHLDSRVSDVLNFTSTAPGANDDGSGVAAVIESARVLSKSKFPSSILFVAVSGEEQGLLGAQMLADKAKAENWDIQAVLNNDMIGNNSFDAKKSEGTPKLRVFSEGLSAFETDKTAARIRSLGLENDGNARQLARYVKEIGEKYVKNIDIKLIYRNDRFLRGGDHTPFVNHGFTGVRLTDYYENFNHQHQDIRTENGIKYGDLIEFMDFDYLQTNTAVNVAVMANLAKSTPPPVNVLMDVKELTNSTKLMWEKPATGTVKGYNILYRETSSPVWTDKIFTTETTYTVPVSKDNFIFAVQSVSTTGNESLPVIPKISR, encoded by the coding sequence ATGAAAAAGACGATATTTTTTATAAGCCTTTTGGTGATTACTGGCTTAAACGCGCAAAAAATGCAAAAAGACCCGGAAATTTCTGCCTACGTAGATGCAGTAAGCAAAGATTCTTTAAAAGCCAATATTGAAAAGCTCGTAAGCTTCGGCACGCGGCATACTTTGAGTTCTACTACCGACAAAAAACAGGGAATTGGCGCGGCGAGAAATTGGGTTCTGTCAAAGTTTAAAAGTTACGCTAAAAATTCTGGCGGCAGAATGGAGGTTTATTTGCAAAATCAAGATTTGCAACCGGATGGAAGACGGGTGAACAAAGCCATTAACTTAGGAAATGCCGTCACGTTTTTAAAAGGAACGGACCCCAACGATAAACGGATTATCATCATTTCCGGACATTTGGATTCCCGGGTTTCTGATGTGCTGAACTTCACAAGCACCGCGCCCGGCGCCAATGACGACGGAAGCGGAGTTGCTGCTGTTATCGAAAGCGCACGCGTTTTAAGCAAATCAAAGTTCCCGAGCTCCATTCTTTTTGTCGCGGTGAGCGGTGAGGAACAGGGACTGCTGGGTGCGCAAATGCTTGCCGATAAAGCAAAAGCAGAAAATTGGGACATTCAGGCGGTTTTAAATAACGACATGATCGGCAACAACAGTTTTGATGCAAAAAAGAGTGAAGGAACGCCAAAACTCCGCGTTTTCAGCGAAGGTTTATCCGCTTTTGAAACCGACAAAACTGCCGCAAGAATTCGCAGCTTAGGTCTTGAAAACGACGGAAACGCCCGACAACTCGCCAGATATGTAAAAGAAATTGGTGAAAAATATGTGAAAAACATCGATATCAAATTGATTTACCGCAATGACCGTTTTCTACGCGGCGGCGATCACACGCCGTTTGTAAACCACGGTTTCACCGGCGTACGCCTCACCGATTATTATGAAAATTTTAATCACCAGCATCAGGACATCCGCACCGAAAACGGAATTAAATACGGCGATTTAATTGAATTTATGGACTTCGATTATCTTCAAACCAATACGGCGGTAAATGTTGCGGTGATGGCGAATTTGGCAAAATCTACACCTCCGCCGGTAAATGTTTTGATGGACGTAAAAGAGCTGACTAATTCCACAAAACTCATGTGGGAAAAACCGGCAACTGGCACCGTGAAAGGGTATAATATTCTCTACCGCGAAACCTCCAGCCCCGTGTGGACCGATAAAATATTCACCACCGAAACCACTTACACCGTTCCGGTTTCTAAAGATAATTTCATTTTTGCGGTTCAAAGTGTTTCCACTACGGGCAATGAAAGTTTACCGGTTATTCCAAAAATATCCCGCTAA
- a CDS encoding DNA-3-methyladenine glycosylase I, translating into MEITRCGWCEKDDLYRKYHDEEWGKPVFDDETIFEFLVLESFQAGLSWYTILKKRPNFRLAFDDFDFEKIALYSTEKVEELMLNEGIIRNRLKILATINNAQKFQEIQLEFGTFSQYIWSFVDGKPLVNYPQTLQDVPATTEISDALAKDLKKRGFKFLGSTVMYAHMQATGMVDDHLVDCHCKKKCG; encoded by the coding sequence ATGGAAATTACACGCTGCGGCTGGTGCGAAAAAGATGATTTGTACCGAAAATACCACGACGAAGAATGGGGAAAACCCGTGTTCGATGATGAAACTATTTTCGAATTTTTAGTCCTCGAAAGTTTCCAGGCGGGTTTATCGTGGTATACGATTTTGAAAAAACGCCCCAATTTTCGGCTAGCTTTTGATGATTTCGATTTTGAAAAAATTGCCCTTTATAGCACGGAAAAAGTGGAGGAGTTGATGTTGAATGAAGGCATCATCCGCAACCGGCTGAAAATTTTAGCAACCATTAATAACGCACAGAAATTCCAGGAAATTCAGCTTGAATTTGGCACTTTTTCCCAATATATCTGGAGCTTTGTTGACGGAAAACCGCTCGTCAATTATCCGCAAACTTTACAGGATGTTCCCGCCACCACAGAAATATCCGATGCTTTAGCAAAAGATTTAAAGAAACGCGGTTTTAAATTTCTGGGTTCTACCGTAATGTACGCGCATATGCAGGCAACCGGCATGGTTGATGATCATTTGGTGGATTGTCACTGCAAAAAAAAATGCGGCTAA
- a CDS encoding nucleoside phosphorylase, which produces MLNKLAASELVLNDDGSVYHLNLLPEDIAGKILLVGDPDRVPKVSKYFDKIEIKKNKREFYTHTGTLRGERITVMSTGIGTENIDIVMNELDALVNIDLKNKEFKSEHTALELFRMGTCGSVNPDVEVDNMLVTENVVGLDGLMHFYQDYEFENEFSRNFMEKFPYEKIKPMLYFSDWSKEIGDYYKDAKYHGNTATFPGFYAPQGRQLRLKALDDQFLETLNDLGVTNFEMETSAIYGLSKLLGHKALTVNSVIANRRRGEFSADHGASERNMIEWVLDRIIK; this is translated from the coding sequence ATGCTGAATAAATTAGCTGCATCGGAACTGGTGCTGAATGACGACGGAAGTGTGTATCACCTGAATCTTTTGCCGGAGGATATTGCAGGAAAAATACTGCTGGTGGGCGATCCGGATCGGGTGCCGAAAGTTTCGAAATATTTTGATAAAATCGAAATCAAGAAAAATAAAAGGGAATTTTATACGCATACCGGAACTTTACGCGGCGAAAGAATTACGGTGATGTCCACAGGAATTGGGACGGAAAATATCGATATTGTGATGAACGAGCTGGATGCGCTGGTAAATATCGACCTGAAAAATAAGGAATTTAAAAGCGAACATACGGCGCTGGAACTTTTCCGCATGGGAACTTGCGGTAGCGTAAACCCGGACGTGGAGGTGGATAATATGCTGGTGACGGAAAACGTAGTTGGTTTGGACGGTTTAATGCACTTTTACCAGGATTACGAATTTGAAAATGAGTTTTCCCGCAATTTCATGGAGAAATTCCCGTACGAAAAAATCAAGCCGATGCTGTATTTTTCGGATTGGTCGAAGGAAATCGGTGATTATTATAAAGACGCAAAATATCACGGAAATACAGCAACTTTTCCGGGCTTTTACGCGCCGCAAGGTCGACAATTGCGTTTGAAAGCGCTTGATGACCAGTTTTTGGAAACACTAAATGATTTGGGTGTGACGAATTTCGAAATGGAAACTTCTGCGATTTATGGTCTTTCTAAGCTGCTCGGACATAAAGCACTCACGGTAAATTCCGTAATTGCAAACCGCCGCCGTGGTGAATTTTCTGCGGATCACGGAGCTTCGGAAAGAAATATGATTGAATGGGTTTTAGACCGCATCATCAAGTAG
- a CDS encoding YtxH domain-containing protein yields MGTKTNGLLALLGLGAVAWWKYKNSSPEEKQMVKDKVNTAKDNFNQWGNDIKSKASDLTSQVKDKVSETTSTNATSPETGMNQGV; encoded by the coding sequence ATGGGAACCAAGACAAACGGCTTGTTAGCATTATTAGGATTAGGTGCAGTAGCATGGTGGAAATATAAAAATTCCAGTCCGGAAGAAAAGCAGATGGTAAAAGACAAAGTAAACACTGCTAAAGATAATTTCAACCAGTGGGGAAACGACATCAAGTCTAAAGCATCAGATTTAACTTCACAGGTTAAAGATAAAGTAAGCGAAACTACCAGTACCAATGCCACAAGTCCAGAGACCGGCATGAATCAGGGCGTTTAA